A stretch of Clostridiales bacterium DNA encodes these proteins:
- a CDS encoding DUF421 domain-containing protein: MFGIKPIFWVLINATVAFVYLFIISKLLGKKQIAQLEFIDYTIGISLGSIAAEMAFTTDVPFYYFLIAMTIFFVLALLVAVIGRKNTFLKRLLKGKPATLIYDGKIDYKQLKKNNIDVNDLLSMLREKGFFDITDVAYAIFEPSGDLSVLPVGAQKPLVMEDLDKDKIEKAELTDVLIVDGAVSYSGLSEINKDVDWLFGRLNIKEKRDLANIILAVYDDKTDKFNVHYKNNG; the protein is encoded by the coding sequence ATGTTTGGAATAAAGCCTATATTTTGGGTGCTCATCAACGCCACGGTCGCTTTCGTGTATCTGTTCATAATATCCAAGCTGCTCGGCAAAAAACAAATAGCCCAGCTCGAATTTATAGACTACACGATCGGCATTTCGCTCGGCTCGATCGCCGCCGAAATGGCGTTTACCACCGACGTGCCGTTTTACTACTTTTTGATAGCAATGACGATATTCTTCGTGCTGGCGCTGCTCGTCGCCGTGATAGGGCGAAAAAACACATTCCTTAAACGCCTGTTAAAGGGCAAGCCCGCCACGCTTATCTACGACGGCAAGATAGACTACAAACAGCTCAAAAAGAACAATATCGACGTGAACGATCTGCTGTCCATGCTCCGCGAAAAAGGGTTCTTCGATATTACAGACGTCGCGTACGCCATATTCGAGCCGAGCGGCGATCTGTCCGTTCTGCCCGTCGGTGCGCAAAAGCCGCTCGTTATGGAAGACCTCGATAAAGACAAGATAGAAAAAGCGGAGCTCACAGACGTACTGATAGTAGACGGCGCGGTATCGTACTCGGGACTGTCGGAGATAAACAAGGACGTCGATTGGCTGTTCGGTCGGCTGAACATAAAAGAGAAGCGCGACCTGGCGAATATCATACTTGCCGTGTACGATGACAAAACGGATAAGTTCAACGTGCATTACAAAAACAACGGATAA
- the hflB gene encoding ATP-dependent zinc metalloprotease FtsH — MGLKEKTYTELVADINSGSVVEIYLENDTVYVRTDDSGKSFKYKAYARFELVTDAIDRYYEVKGEDATEIILSFNNRYATSITEYIIPALGLILLVVLMIFMFRAMNNSTRSTMDFGKTKTNMQNQLKIRFSDVAGAEEEKEELKEIVEFLKNPQKFTSVGARVPHGVLLVGPPGTGKTLFAKAVAGEANVPFFSKSGSDFVEMFVGVGASRVRDLFDQAKKNSPCIVFIDEIDAVGRQRGAGMGGGNDEREQTLNQLLVAMDGFESNEHIIVMAATNRSDVLDPALMRPGRFDRQIYVNLPDVRGREAIFKVHARNKPLASDIDFQTLARITSGFSGADIENMLNEAAILCARDNRTRITMEDMFEAIDKVEMGPQKKSRLVTPVDQRITAYHEAGHAIVSRVVKGCDPVHEVTIIPRGQAAGYTMYRPDNDNNHIAVSQLLGRLASVMGGRAAEELVIEDYTAGACGDIQQATNMARKMVTEWGMSEKIGPIYYGGSQEVFLGRDYQTQHSYSESVANAIDAEVKRLIDEGHAKAVKALTDNRKILDNMARVLIECETIYTEEVDMLMNGASPEEVKAALNERLSYKAAHRDDMEKAPIKSLSDFNAVTERETSTTPTAPVVTPSEVKAEEPKTEQPKPSDTASESEAPKSTKKPIKRATTKKDEQPKDGGEDDNK; from the coding sequence ATGGGGCTTAAAGAGAAAACGTATACCGAGCTTGTTGCCGACATCAACAGCGGAAGCGTGGTCGAGATCTATCTCGAAAACGACACCGTGTACGTGCGCACCGACGACAGCGGCAAGTCGTTCAAGTACAAGGCGTATGCCAGGTTCGAGCTTGTGACCGACGCTATCGATAGGTACTACGAAGTAAAAGGCGAGGACGCGACCGAGATCATTCTGTCGTTCAATAACCGATACGCCACTTCCATTACCGAGTATATTATTCCCGCGCTCGGGCTGATTCTGCTCGTCGTGCTTATGATCTTCATGTTCAGGGCGATGAACAATTCCACGCGCTCGACCATGGACTTCGGCAAGACCAAGACCAATATGCAGAACCAGCTCAAAATTCGGTTCTCAGACGTAGCCGGCGCGGAAGAAGAAAAAGAGGAGCTCAAAGAAATCGTCGAGTTCCTTAAAAACCCGCAGAAGTTTACTTCGGTCGGCGCGCGCGTGCCGCACGGCGTGCTGCTCGTAGGCCCGCCCGGAACGGGTAAAACCTTGTTCGCAAAAGCCGTTGCAGGCGAGGCGAACGTGCCGTTCTTCTCCAAGTCGGGTTCGGACTTTGTCGAAATGTTCGTCGGCGTAGGCGCGTCGCGTGTGCGCGATCTTTTCGATCAAGCCAAAAAGAACAGCCCGTGCATTGTCTTTATCGACGAGATCGACGCGGTAGGGCGTCAGCGCGGCGCGGGCATGGGCGGCGGTAACGACGAGCGCGAACAAACGCTCAACCAGCTGCTTGTAGCTATGGACGGCTTCGAGTCCAACGAGCATATCATCGTCATGGCGGCGACCAACCGCAGCGACGTTCTCGACCCCGCGCTTATGCGACCCGGTCGATTCGACAGACAGATCTACGTCAATCTTCCCGATGTGCGCGGCAGGGAAGCGATATTCAAGGTCCATGCGCGCAATAAGCCGCTTGCGTCGGATATAGATTTCCAAACGCTCGCGCGTATCACCAGCGGATTCTCGGGCGCGGACATTGAGAATATGCTCAACGAGGCGGCTATCCTCTGTGCGCGCGACAACCGTACGCGTATCACGATGGAGGATATGTTCGAGGCGATCGACAAGGTGGAAATGGGACCGCAGAAGAAGTCGCGGCTCGTCACTCCCGTCGATCAACGCATTACCGCATACCACGAGGCGGGGCACGCTATCGTATCGCGCGTGGTCAAGGGCTGCGATCCCGTACACGAGGTCACGATCATTCCGCGCGGACAGGCGGCGGGCTATACCATGTATCGACCCGATAACGACAATAACCATATAGCGGTAAGCCAGCTTTTGGGTAGGCTTGCGAGCGTTATGGGCGGACGCGCCGCGGAAGAACTCGTTATAGAGGACTACACGGCGGGCGCGTGCGGGGATATTCAGCAGGCAACAAACATGGCGCGCAAGATGGTCACCGAGTGGGGTATGTCTGAAAAGATTGGACCTATCTACTACGGCGGAAGCCAAGAGGTGTTCCTCGGGCGTGATTACCAGACCCAGCATTCGTATTCCGAAAGCGTGGCTAACGCGATCGACGCCGAGGTCAAACGACTTATCGACGAGGGACACGCAAAAGCCGTCAAGGCGCTTACCGATAACCGCAAGATTTTGGATAACATGGCGCGCGTGCTTATAGAGTGCGAGACCATCTATACCGAGGAAGTCGATATGCTCATGAACGGCGCGTCGCCCGAGGAAGTCAAGGCCGCGCTCAATGAGCGACTGAGCTACAAGGCAGCGCACCGCGACGACATGGAAAAAGCGCCGATAAAGTCGCTGTCAGACTTCAATGCCGTGACCGAGCGCGAAACGTCCACAACGCCGACTGCGCCTGTGGTTACGCCGAGCGAGGTCAAGGCGGAAGAACCTAAGACCGAACAGCCGAAGCCTAGCGATACGGCGAGCGAGAGCGAAGCGCCTAAGTCGACCAAGAAGCCGATCAAGCGCGCGACGACCAAGAAGGACGAGCAGCCCAAGGACGGCGGCGAGGACGACAATAAGTAA
- a CDS encoding ABC transporter ATP-binding protein, whose amino-acid sequence MKNKKTKQPSTIKRLMKYLKPHTGLVVISFVCAMISAAATLFVPVVIGEAVDCIVALAVDFYKLMIYAIALAGLIVCVMVFQWLMNITAQRAAHLSVRDARRAGFAALVDAPISLIDSKAHGDLSARISVDADQIADGIIQGATQIFTGVVTIIGTLVFMILINPWIALAVAALTPLSMLVSYFVARGTHKYFTEQTKVRGELFAKTEETVKNRNLVAAYGYAPRAESEFGVTNDALNKCGFKATFYSSLVNPSTRLINSIVYAVAAVMGTVFAITGAGGTVVTVGGITQLLLYANQFARPLNEITGVVTEFQTSLAAAKRVLDLADVEPQNDDGKTLADCNGIALENIDFSYVPEKPLLQDLNLDVPQGTLVAIVGRTGCGKTTLINLLMRFYDPDAGRILLDGTDAAEYSRSSVRSRFGMVLQDSWVFKGTVRENIAYGKPDATLDEIKAAARAADIDGFIERMPNGYDTIIDDSDGISQGQKQLINIARIFLVNPPMLILDEATSNIDTRTEKRVQNAFDKLLHPDSGEKKTGFVVAHRLSTIKNADVILVMDSGRIIERGTHTELLEKGGAYAELYKAQFAREAA is encoded by the coding sequence ATGAAAAACAAAAAAACAAAACAGCCGTCGACGATTAAGCGGCTAATGAAATATCTCAAACCGCACACGGGGCTTGTCGTTATATCGTTCGTGTGCGCGATGATCTCGGCGGCGGCTACCCTGTTCGTGCCCGTCGTTATCGGCGAAGCGGTGGACTGTATCGTCGCTTTGGCGGTCGATTTTTACAAGCTCATGATCTATGCGATAGCGCTCGCAGGGCTTATCGTGTGCGTTATGGTGTTCCAGTGGCTTATGAACATAACCGCACAGCGCGCGGCGCACTTGTCCGTTCGCGACGCGCGGCGCGCGGGGTTTGCCGCGCTTGTCGACGCGCCGATAAGCCTTATCGACAGCAAGGCGCACGGCGATCTTTCGGCGCGAATTTCAGTCGACGCCGACCAGATAGCGGACGGCATTATTCAGGGCGCAACGCAGATATTCACGGGCGTTGTCACCATAATCGGCACGCTCGTGTTTATGATACTGATCAACCCGTGGATAGCGCTTGCCGTCGCCGCGCTCACTCCCCTGTCCATGCTCGTATCGTATTTCGTGGCGCGCGGCACGCACAAGTATTTCACCGAGCAGACCAAGGTACGCGGCGAGCTGTTCGCCAAGACCGAGGAGACCGTAAAAAATCGCAATCTCGTAGCGGCATACGGCTATGCGCCGCGAGCCGAGAGCGAGTTCGGCGTGACCAACGACGCGCTCAATAAGTGCGGGTTTAAGGCGACGTTCTATTCGTCGCTCGTCAATCCGTCGACGCGGCTTATCAACTCGATAGTGTACGCGGTAGCCGCGGTCATGGGCACGGTGTTCGCCATAACGGGCGCGGGCGGCACGGTCGTGACCGTCGGCGGCATTACACAGCTTTTGCTCTACGCCAACCAGTTCGCGCGCCCGCTCAACGAGATAACGGGCGTTGTGACCGAGTTCCAGACCTCGCTCGCCGCCGCTAAGCGCGTGCTCGATCTTGCGGACGTCGAGCCGCAGAACGACGACGGGAAAACGCTCGCGGACTGCAACGGCATTGCGCTCGAAAATATCGATTTCTCGTACGTGCCCGAAAAGCCGCTCTTGCAGGACCTTAATCTCGACGTGCCGCAGGGCACGCTCGTAGCTATCGTCGGGCGCACGGGCTGCGGCAAGACCACGCTTATTAACCTACTAATGCGGTTCTACGATCCCGACGCGGGCAGGATATTACTGGACGGCACGGACGCCGCCGAGTACAGCCGCAGCAGCGTGCGCAGTCGGTTCGGCATGGTGTTGCAGGACAGCTGGGTGTTCAAGGGCACGGTGCGAGAAAATATCGCGTACGGCAAGCCCGACGCCACGCTCGACGAGATCAAAGCCGCCGCGCGCGCCGCCGATATCGACGGGTTTATCGAGCGTATGCCGAACGGCTACGACACGATCATCGACGACAGCGACGGCATTTCACAGGGGCAGAAACAGCTGATCAATATTGCGCGGATATTTCTTGTCAATCCGCCCATGCTCATACTCGACGAGGCAACGAGTAATATCGACACGCGCACCGAGAAGCGAGTGCAGAACGCGTTCGATAAACTGCTCCACCCCGATAGCGGCGAGAAGAAAACGGGGTTCGTAGTTGCGCATCGCCTGTCGACCATAAAGAACGCCGACGTTATTCTCGTTATGGACAGCGGCAGGATAATCGAGCGCGGTACGCATACCGAGCTACTCGAAAAAGGCGGCGCGTATGCCGAGCTCTATAAAGCCCAGTTCGCCCGCGAAGCTGCGTAG
- a CDS encoding nucleoside phosphorylase, with protein sequence MIKYIEEEGIIAPLGESVNADIAITTFSTHLFDELVAKTGAKAIGVMPGSVEIKVYACELNGKRVAIYQSPIGAPAAVGAIEEIYAGGVKKVIAFGICGALIPTPMHTVIVPTRAYRDEGTSYHYMPTTEYVELTNSGFVQSALEKNGIKTVTGGAWTTDGFYRETRTRMSEMKGNGCICVDMECSALQAAANFRKKEFYTFFISADSLAGDEWEPNDILHSKLTDSKAAAVYGAMQLALLL encoded by the coding sequence ATGATTAAGTACATAGAAGAAGAGGGCATAATCGCGCCGTTGGGCGAGTCCGTGAATGCCGATATTGCAATAACTACGTTCAGTACGCATTTGTTCGACGAGCTTGTGGCTAAGACGGGTGCGAAGGCGATAGGCGTTATGCCGGGCAGCGTTGAGATTAAGGTGTATGCGTGCGAGCTGAACGGCAAGCGCGTGGCGATCTACCAGAGCCCTATCGGCGCGCCTGCGGCGGTCGGGGCGATCGAGGAGATCTACGCGGGCGGAGTGAAAAAGGTGATTGCGTTCGGGATATGCGGCGCGCTTATACCTACGCCTATGCATACCGTTATCGTGCCTACTCGCGCGTACCGCGACGAGGGAACGAGCTATCATTATATGCCCACGACCGAGTACGTAGAGCTTACTAACAGCGGGTTTGTGCAGTCCGCGCTCGAAAAGAACGGGATCAAAACCGTTACGGGCGGGGCGTGGACGACCGACGGGTTCTACCGTGAAACGCGCACGCGCATGAGCGAGATGAAGGGTAACGGGTGTATTTGCGTGGATATGGAGTGCTCGGCGTTACAAGCTGCTGCGAACTTCCGTAAAAAGGAGTTCTATACGTTCTTTATTTCCGCGGACAGTCTTGCGGGCGACGAGTGGGAGCCGAACGATATTCTGCATTCCAAGCTGACCGATTCCAAGGCGGCGGCGGTGTACGGGGCAATGCAATTAGCCCTACTTCTTTGA
- a CDS encoding ABC transporter ATP-binding protein has protein sequence MIKLMRFLKGHVPATLAAPLCKLIEAIAELCVPIIIKNVIDVGIANSDANYVIKWCVIIGALAVGGFVISITGQYLASKVALGFGTRLRAATFGHINKLPISTAERLGGSSLVTRVTGDVTNCQNALNMFLRLVLRMPFVVVGAFVMSMIIDPVLSLMFLAMTVVLGATITLVLRLTMPRVKKAQKNLDELSRSTTQSLTGARVIRAFGKQSTAKAEFDGTAETTAHVNIGAARISALLAPLTFAVVNLAIIAVLWFGGIKVNIGDLTQGETVALINYLNQAFFVIVNIGNVFSVFTRSAACAARVNEILDEPLPDNGVETQPLDCDTVLKFDGVSFAYDGDYDVRDISFTLKKGETLGIIGGTGSGKTTLVALAEKFYEPAAGVIEFCGRPLNDYDVTALRSFIGYVPQRAAALRGTIESNLTIAGDGVTREQEERAMELAQAKELWESLGPDGEVAGDGKNLSGGQRQRLSIARALCRDNILYLFDDVTSALDYKTERDFVNAMKTVDGAKIFVSQRISAVSGCDNILVLDGGAVVGYGTHETLKTSCPLYAEFCASQTE, from the coding sequence ATGATCAAGCTAATGCGATTTCTCAAAGGACACGTGCCCGCAACGCTCGCAGCGCCGCTGTGCAAGCTGATAGAAGCGATTGCCGAGCTTTGCGTGCCCATAATCATCAAGAACGTTATCGACGTGGGTATAGCCAATTCCGACGCGAACTACGTTATCAAGTGGTGCGTTATTATCGGCGCGCTCGCCGTCGGCGGATTCGTTATATCCATAACGGGTCAGTACCTGGCGAGCAAGGTCGCGCTGGGGTTCGGCACACGCCTGCGCGCGGCGACCTTCGGGCATATAAACAAGCTGCCTATCTCGACCGCCGAAAGGCTGGGCGGCTCGTCGCTCGTCACGCGCGTAACGGGCGACGTCACCAACTGCCAAAACGCGCTTAATATGTTTTTGCGACTCGTTCTTCGTATGCCGTTCGTGGTCGTCGGCGCGTTCGTCATGAGCATGATAATCGATCCCGTTCTGTCGCTCATGTTCCTCGCAATGACGGTCGTTCTCGGCGCAACGATCACGCTCGTGCTTCGGCTGACCATGCCGCGCGTGAAAAAGGCACAAAAGAACCTCGACGAGCTGTCGCGCTCGACAACGCAGAGCCTTACCGGCGCACGCGTCATCCGCGCGTTCGGCAAGCAGTCCACCGCCAAAGCCGAGTTCGACGGCACGGCGGAAACCACCGCGCATGTCAATATCGGCGCGGCGCGTATATCCGCGCTTCTCGCTCCCCTCACCTTCGCGGTCGTCAACCTCGCGATAATCGCCGTGCTGTGGTTCGGCGGCATCAAGGTCAATATCGGCGATCTCACGCAGGGCGAAACGGTTGCGCTCATCAACTACCTTAATCAAGCGTTTTTTGTAATAGTCAATATCGGCAACGTGTTCTCGGTGTTTACGCGGTCGGCAGCGTGCGCCGCGCGCGTAAACGAGATACTCGACGAGCCGCTGCCCGACAACGGCGTCGAGACTCAACCGCTTGACTGCGATACCGTGCTCAAATTCGACGGCGTGTCTTTCGCCTACGACGGCGACTACGACGTTCGAGATATTTCGTTCACGCTCAAAAAGGGCGAAACGCTCGGCATAATCGGCGGCACGGGTAGCGGCAAAACCACGCTCGTCGCGCTCGCCGAAAAGTTCTACGAGCCCGCCGCGGGCGTTATCGAATTTTGCGGCAGACCGCTGAACGACTACGACGTCACCGCGCTACGCTCGTTTATCGGGTACGTGCCCCAGCGCGCCGCGGCGCTTCGCGGCACGATCGAAAGCAATCTCACGATCGCGGGCGACGGCGTTACGCGCGAGCAAGAGGAGCGCGCAATGGAGCTCGCCCAAGCCAAGGAGCTATGGGAGAGCCTGGGTCCCGACGGCGAGGTCGCGGGCGACGGCAAAAACCTTTCGGGCGGGCAACGCCAACGCCTGTCGATTGCGCGTGCGCTCTGCCGCGACAATATTTTGTACCTGTTCGACGACGTTACGAGCGCGCTTGACTACAAGACCGAACGCGATTTCGTCAATGCCATGAAGACGGTCGACGGCGCGAAGATTTTCGTGTCACAACGCATAAGCGCGGTATCGGGGTGCGATAATATCCTCGTTCTCGACGGCGGCGCGGTCGTCGGCTACGGCACGCACGAAACGCTCAAAACCTCTTGCCCGCTGTACGCAGAGTTCTGCGCGTCGCAAACGGAGTGA
- a CDS encoding glycoside hydrolase family 2 protein: protein MKSVELNTNWKVVTEQAEYVTSLPHDVTASAARDYSCAFGQLNGYVPSARAVFTHDLPKLTNDGIAELIILGSCGYGSVYVNETAIGTIDCYGPARFFIDSSLLCSHNTLKIDLVTSPEMSDKYIGLGIADGVKLNIFDAPAEILYNSLFVKTATVGDKTYADCSLFVYNNSDKTLKLTLDCTALNMRGKRAGKKQRKIFLRADQSKEFTVRVRLSNAYEWSTDDTYVYTMSAKLLSQTGEEVCAAATRFGVVSRALNSRGLYINNNKTLMFGAYLSHADAALGGVSVYSNEVRRLTLLKEIGYNAVHFVGCPTTAALDACDDVGMLAFVDVCDRLIAHKAPLDGVFNTIAVDDTVKVLRNHPSVALYGVADDVPECYNRNNGHELIKMIADGIKATDDTRPVTVSAREFVPTALELEKVGCKKYSMGSDAAAISAGREHDLFDKLTAGAFELVDVCGFNYLDNMYESEKAKRNRIVVGARTSSLRAFESLDATEKNDSVIGDFNECGIDYPGGGKLNEILNTLGDIDAIGCEKPQAVYKRILLGARNVAYITVSDPETDEPVSMWNWPRHLGQRVNVKVYTSGDVVALYLDGRLLGRKLAGKINRHIASFSVDYYPGTLEAVAYFKGVECARTSLKSAGSPKTVRLSAFDKNLSVARGDFGFVTVEVCDKDGTLVPYAMRNLTASVTGGELVAFINADPMLRKTDFDTCPAFNGRALAVIRPDPAENKAVVKISGDGLSSNRISFKIKN, encoded by the coding sequence ATGAAAAGTGTCGAATTAAACACGAATTGGAAAGTAGTTACCGAGCAGGCGGAATACGTTACGAGCCTGCCGCACGACGTTACCGCGTCGGCGGCACGCGATTATTCGTGTGCGTTCGGTCAGCTCAACGGTTACGTGCCGTCGGCGCGTGCCGTTTTCACGCACGATCTGCCGAAGCTAACCAACGACGGCATAGCGGAGCTTATCATACTCGGCTCGTGCGGTTACGGCTCGGTATACGTGAACGAAACGGCTATCGGCACTATCGACTGCTACGGTCCTGCGCGGTTCTTTATAGACAGCTCGTTGCTTTGCTCGCACAACACGCTCAAAATCGACCTTGTGACCTCGCCCGAAATGTCCGATAAATATATCGGTCTGGGCATAGCGGATGGCGTAAAGCTGAACATATTCGACGCGCCCGCAGAAATACTGTATAACAGTCTGTTCGTCAAAACCGCGACGGTAGGCGACAAAACCTACGCCGACTGCTCGCTTTTCGTATATAACAACTCCGACAAAACGCTCAAACTCACGCTCGACTGCACCGCGCTCAATATGCGCGGCAAGCGCGCGGGCAAAAAGCAGCGCAAGATATTCCTTCGCGCGGACCAGAGCAAAGAATTCACCGTGCGCGTCCGCTTGTCCAATGCGTACGAATGGTCGACCGACGACACGTACGTTTACACCATGTCGGCTAAGCTTCTCTCGCAGACCGGTGAAGAAGTGTGCGCCGCGGCTACGCGGTTCGGCGTGGTGTCGCGTGCGCTCAATTCACGCGGGCTGTATATCAATAACAACAAAACGCTTATGTTCGGCGCGTACCTCTCTCATGCGGACGCGGCGCTCGGCGGCGTATCCGTATACTCCAACGAAGTACGGCGCTTGACCCTGCTCAAAGAAATAGGGTATAACGCAGTGCACTTCGTCGGCTGCCCGACCACCGCCGCGCTTGATGCGTGCGACGACGTGGGTATGCTCGCGTTCGTAGATGTCTGCGACAGACTCATTGCACACAAAGCCCCGCTCGACGGCGTGTTCAACACGATTGCGGTCGACGACACCGTCAAGGTGCTCAGGAACCACCCGTCGGTCGCGCTGTACGGCGTAGCGGACGACGTGCCCGAATGCTACAACCGCAACAACGGTCACGAGCTAATAAAAATGATCGCGGACGGAATTAAAGCGACGGACGACACGCGCCCCGTAACGGTCTCGGCGCGCGAGTTCGTGCCTACTGCGTTAGAGCTCGAAAAAGTCGGTTGCAAGAAATACTCGATGGGCAGCGACGCCGCGGCTATCAGCGCGGGCAGGGAACACGATTTGTTCGACAAGCTCACCGCGGGCGCGTTCGAGCTCGTCGACGTGTGCGGCTTCAACTATCTGGATAATATGTACGAAAGCGAAAAAGCCAAGCGCAACCGCATTGTCGTGGGCGCGCGGACAAGCTCGCTTCGCGCTTTCGAAAGCCTCGACGCTACCGAAAAGAACGACAGCGTTATAGGCGACTTTAACGAGTGCGGTATCGACTATCCCGGCGGCGGCAAGCTCAACGAGATACTCAACACACTCGGCGATATTGACGCTATCGGCTGCGAGAAACCGCAAGCCGTGTATAAACGCATACTCCTCGGCGCGCGAAACGTCGCGTATATCACGGTATCCGATCCCGAAACGGACGAGCCCGTCAGTATGTGGAACTGGCCGCGTCACCTCGGTCAGCGCGTGAACGTAAAGGTGTACACCTCGGGCGACGTAGTCGCGCTGTACCTCGACGGTCGGCTTCTGGGCCGCAAGCTCGCGGGCAAGATAAACAGGCATATCGCTTCGTTCTCCGTCGACTACTATCCCGGCACGCTCGAAGCGGTCGCGTACTTTAAAGGCGTCGAGTGCGCAAGGACCTCGCTCAAATCGGCGGGCTCGCCCAAAACGGTCAGGCTCTCCGCGTTCGATAAGAACCTATCGGTCGCGCGCGGCGACTTCGGGTTCGTCACCGTTGAAGTGTGCGATAAGGACGGTACGCTCGTGCCGTACGCTATGCGCAATCTTACGGCGAGCGTTACGGGCGGCGAGCTAGTCGCGTTCATAAACGCCGACCCCATGCTCAGGAAAACCGACTTCGATACCTGTCCCGCGTTTAACGGCAGAGCGCTTGCGGTCATAAGACCCGACCCCGCCGAGAACAAAGCGGTAGTCAAGATTTCGGGCGACGGACTGTCGTCGAACAGGATATCGTTTAAAATTAAGAATTAA
- a CDS encoding polysaccharide deacetylase family protein: MNKKTQTLKNALFLLICIAVIVLAAFGAVTRFSARAETEIDGGMFVDYNEVEYIFSHELVYDTAKAFAPTNKLRDCFDKDHLTAKEFKALLQSLYDNGYVLVSLDSVLSGAPIELPDGKKPLVLSFDDMTYDTTNRGCIDKLVLKDGVLYDYTEHDEIQYTRERENVTILESFIEAHPDFSFAGGRATLCVNGYNGILGYRVTPDCKVSDEQVERDTADCKILVQYLKDLGYTFASHTYYHSYFNSVNAERLVKDCKAWQKYIEPIVGETRVLCYPAGQHKAGTYKNDIFKQYGFDTFLCVGSNAPTETERNDSGARYIYRRPFDGTALRLYGKLYKHLVDTAAIYDNSRFRPFSYKGGYY, encoded by the coding sequence ATGAACAAGAAAACGCAAACGCTTAAAAACGCATTATTTTTATTGATTTGTATTGCGGTCATCGTGCTTGCCGCTTTTGGGGCTGTCACGAGGTTTTCGGCGCGTGCCGAGACCGAGATCGACGGCGGTATGTTCGTCGACTATAACGAGGTGGAATATATCTTCTCGCACGAGCTTGTGTACGACACCGCCAAGGCGTTCGCGCCGACCAATAAGCTGCGCGATTGCTTCGACAAAGACCACTTGACCGCTAAGGAGTTCAAGGCGCTTTTGCAATCGCTGTACGATAACGGCTACGTGCTCGTTTCGCTCGACTCCGTCCTTTCGGGCGCGCCCATAGAACTGCCCGACGGCAAAAAGCCGCTTGTTTTATCGTTCGACGATATGACCTACGACACGACTAACCGCGGGTGTATAGATAAGCTCGTATTAAAGGACGGCGTGCTATACGACTATACCGAGCACGACGAAATTCAGTATACGCGTGAGCGCGAGAACGTTACTATACTCGAAAGCTTTATCGAAGCGCATCCCGATTTCTCTTTTGCGGGCGGGCGCGCCACGCTGTGTGTGAACGGGTATAACGGTATTCTCGGTTACCGCGTTACGCCCGATTGCAAGGTGAGCGACGAGCAGGTCGAGCGCGATACCGCCGATTGTAAAATACTCGTGCAGTACTTAAAGGACTTAGGGTATACGTTCGCGTCGCACACGTACTATCATAGCTACTTTAATAGCGTGAACGCCGAGCGGCTTGTCAAGGACTGTAAGGCGTGGCAAAAGTATATCGAGCCGATAGTGGGCGAGACGCGCGTGCTTTGCTATCCCGCGGGTCAGCACAAGGCGGGAACGTACAAGAACGACATATTCAAGCAGTACGGGTTCGATACGTTCTTATGCGTGGGGAGCAATGCGCCGACCGAGACCGAAAGAAATGACAGCGGCGCGCGGTATATCTACCGCCGACCGTTCGACGGCACTGCGCTAAGACTTTACGGCAAGCTTTATAAGCACTTGGTCGACACCGCCGCGATATACGATAACAGTCGGTTCAGACCGTTCTCGTATAAGGGCGGGTATTATTAA